A genomic segment from Propionibacteriaceae bacterium ZF39 encodes:
- a CDS encoding 5'-3' exonuclease translates to MTSDATPGRLMLLDTASLYFRAFYGLPDSIRTPEGQPVNAVRGLLDFIARLTTDHSPTHLVAAWDNDWRPQWRVDLLPSYKTHRVAEVAPTDVVGAGGVGAESGVAEESPDALAPQVPWILEALEALGIAVVGADGFEADDVIATLATQWAPEFERVDVVTGDRDLFQLVDDEAGIRALYTARGMSNLQSVDAAWVREKYGIEPQRYADFAALRGDTSDGIPGVAGVGEKTAAALVNVYDDLPALVAAADDPASGLTKAQRAKVLAGVDYLAIAGEVVRTRRDLDLGVDVGDCVLPSAPVDPEAFEALTARLDLGSSAERILTALARSSA, encoded by the coding sequence ATGACTTCGGATGCGACGCCCGGGCGCCTGATGCTGCTCGACACCGCCAGCCTCTATTTCCGCGCCTTCTATGGCCTGCCGGATTCGATCCGTACGCCCGAGGGCCAGCCCGTGAACGCTGTGCGGGGGCTGCTCGACTTCATCGCCCGGCTGACGACGGATCACTCCCCCACGCATCTCGTTGCGGCGTGGGACAACGACTGGCGTCCGCAGTGGCGGGTGGACCTGTTGCCGAGCTACAAGACCCACCGCGTGGCCGAGGTGGCTCCGACCGATGTCGTGGGCGCGGGCGGAGTCGGCGCTGAATCCGGGGTAGCCGAGGAATCGCCCGATGCCCTGGCACCCCAGGTGCCGTGGATTCTCGAGGCCCTGGAGGCGTTGGGGATTGCGGTCGTGGGCGCTGACGGGTTCGAGGCCGATGACGTGATTGCGACTCTGGCGACGCAGTGGGCGCCCGAGTTCGAGCGGGTTGACGTTGTGACCGGCGATCGCGACCTGTTCCAGCTGGTCGACGACGAGGCCGGGATCCGGGCGCTGTACACGGCCCGCGGGATGTCGAACCTGCAATCCGTCGACGCGGCGTGGGTGCGGGAGAAGTACGGGATCGAACCCCAGCGCTACGCCGATTTCGCGGCCCTGCGCGGGGATACCTCGGATGGGATTCCCGGAGTGGCCGGGGTTGGTGAGAAGACGGCGGCGGCACTCGTGAATGTCTATGACGACCTGCCCGCGCTCGTGGCGGCCGCCGACGATCCCGCCAGCGGGCTCACCAAGGCCCAGCGGGCCAAGGTCCTGGCGGGCGTGGACTACCTCGCGATCGCCGGTGAGGTCGTGCGTACGCGTCGGGATCTGGATCTCGGCGTGGACGTTGGTGACTGTGTGCTGCCGTCCGCGCCCGTGGATCCCGAAGCCTTTGAGGCCCTCACGGCGCGGCTGGACCTCGGCTCGAGCGCCGAGCGGATCCTCACCGCTCTGGCGCGCTCATCGGCATAA
- a CDS encoding AsnC family transcriptional regulator, which translates to MEEMDRRILSLLAADGRISFTDIGRATGLSTSAAQQRVRRLEQRGVITGYSARIDPAALGRLLTAFVAVQPFDAGQPDDTPERLQHIPEIVSCYSVAGDANYLLMVQCETPADLERLLAEIRAAGRVSTHTTLVLSIPFADRPVL; encoded by the coding sequence ATGGAGGAGATGGACCGCAGGATTCTCAGTCTGCTCGCCGCCGACGGTCGCATCTCGTTCACCGATATCGGCCGCGCCACCGGACTGTCGACCTCCGCCGCCCAACAGCGCGTACGCCGCCTCGAGCAGCGCGGTGTCATCACCGGCTATTCGGCAAGGATCGACCCGGCCGCGCTCGGCCGCCTGCTTACCGCATTCGTGGCCGTGCAGCCGTTCGACGCCGGCCAGCCGGACGACACCCCGGAACGGCTCCAGCACATCCCCGAGATCGTGTCGTGCTACTCGGTGGCGGGCGATGCCAACTACCTGCTGATGGTGCAGTGCGAGACCCCCGCCGACCTTGAGCGCCTCCTGGCCGAGATCCGCGCGGCGGGCCGGGTCTCGACGCACACCACCCTCGTGCTCTCCATCCCGTTCGCCGACCGTCCCGTGCTCTGA
- the lnt gene encoding apolipoprotein N-acyltransferase: MTVCSLPAPASAQRFLVPEWPRGLRFVVALAAGATTGLAFEPTNLWLLMFMGIAAWLLLFDPRLRPKGSGFGVGYGFGLGLGAVSLNWLSVLVEGAGPFLAAALIVFEAVFFGLLGVVVRRVRPLVWWPFAVALAWGAIEFVYGRVPFGGFGWIRLAYAQVDSPLAGLFPIIGVTGVSVLTALIAAGLAWLATRLWSSPRTWTGPVTASVALLIGLAGITTVGRAYAPEPAAGHGTVTIGMVQGNVDGGAGTGAMGRARSVTNNHLGETINLMAKARAGAVPMPDFILWPENSTDIDPELDAQTRATVTAAVEVSERPILVGAVTAGPGDDERQTSALWWNPAGATTPATGPVSDRYHKRNLVPFGEYIPYRDALLPRIPLLKLVGAQSVPGTTPGVLEGKLADGRTLKVGDVICFELAYDGTVHEAVRGSEVLVVQSNNATYRGTPQIPQQFAITRVRAMEARREIVVSTTNALSGYVDRDGRVIDRTVEGTAASRSYVVPLRTALTPAVQFAGVYDLITVLGALVALGFGVFKGGRAARRMRNGLSDGPEWTAGSPMEQAPVVDSRKK, encoded by the coding sequence GTGACCGTCTGCAGCCTGCCCGCCCCGGCGTCGGCCCAACGCTTCCTCGTGCCCGAGTGGCCGCGCGGTCTGCGGTTCGTCGTCGCCCTGGCGGCGGGTGCCACGACGGGCCTGGCCTTCGAACCGACGAACCTCTGGCTCCTGATGTTCATGGGCATCGCCGCCTGGCTCCTGCTGTTCGATCCGCGCCTGCGCCCGAAGGGCAGCGGATTCGGCGTGGGCTATGGGTTCGGCCTCGGTCTGGGGGCCGTCTCCCTGAACTGGCTCAGTGTCCTCGTCGAGGGCGCCGGGCCGTTCCTGGCCGCCGCCCTGATTGTGTTCGAGGCGGTGTTCTTCGGACTGCTGGGCGTGGTCGTCCGCCGCGTCCGCCCCCTCGTCTGGTGGCCGTTCGCCGTCGCCCTGGCCTGGGGCGCCATCGAGTTCGTCTATGGGCGGGTCCCGTTCGGTGGATTCGGCTGGATCCGACTGGCGTACGCCCAGGTCGACTCACCCCTCGCAGGGCTGTTCCCGATCATCGGGGTCACGGGCGTCTCCGTTCTCACCGCCCTCATCGCCGCCGGTCTCGCCTGGCTGGCCACCCGGCTGTGGAGCAGCCCGCGCACCTGGACCGGACCCGTCACCGCGAGCGTCGCCCTGCTGATCGGATTGGCGGGGATCACGACCGTCGGGCGGGCGTACGCCCCGGAGCCCGCGGCAGGGCACGGCACCGTCACGATCGGCATGGTGCAGGGCAATGTGGACGGGGGAGCCGGCACCGGTGCCATGGGCCGGGCGCGCTCGGTCACCAACAACCACCTCGGCGAGACCATCAACCTGATGGCGAAGGCGCGCGCGGGGGCCGTGCCCATGCCCGACTTCATCCTGTGGCCGGAGAACTCCACCGACATCGACCCGGAGCTCGACGCCCAGACGCGCGCCACGGTGACTGCGGCCGTCGAGGTCTCCGAACGTCCCATCCTGGTGGGAGCCGTCACCGCGGGGCCGGGGGACGACGAACGCCAGACGAGCGCCCTGTGGTGGAACCCCGCCGGTGCCACCACGCCGGCCACCGGCCCGGTCTCGGACCGATATCACAAGCGCAATCTGGTTCCGTTCGGCGAATACATCCCCTACCGCGACGCCCTGTTGCCCCGCATTCCGCTGCTGAAACTGGTCGGAGCGCAGTCCGTGCCGGGCACCACGCCGGGCGTACTCGAAGGGAAACTCGCCGACGGGCGCACTCTGAAGGTCGGCGACGTCATCTGCTTCGAGCTGGCCTATGACGGCACCGTCCACGAGGCGGTGCGCGGCTCGGAAGTCCTGGTGGTGCAGTCCAACAATGCGACCTATCGGGGTACGCCCCAGATCCCGCAACAGTTCGCCATCACGCGCGTGCGCGCCATGGAGGCCCGCCGCGAGATCGTGGTGTCCACGACCAATGCCCTGTCGGGTTATGTCGACCGCGACGGCCGGGTGATCGACCGCACCGTCGAGGGCACTGCCGCGTCCCGCAGCTACGTCGTGCCGCTGCGCACGGCGCTCACTCCGGCTGTACAGTTCGCCGGGGTCTATGACCTCATCACGGTGCTGGGAGCGCTGGTGGCACTCGGATTCGGCGTGTTCAAAGGCGGACGCGCGGCACGCAGGATGCGCAATGGCTTGTCCGATGGGCCAGAATGGACTGCTGGGAGCCCAATGGAGCAGGCTCCAGTCGTCGACTCGCGAAAGAAGTGA
- a CDS encoding polyprenol monophosphomannose synthase, whose product MAESSDTYPGLGKVLVIIPTYNEAENIDLITRRLRAAVPAVHILVTDDNSPDGTGDIADELAADDDHIHVLHRKGKEGLSAAYIASFRWGLERDYDVLVEFDADGSHQPEQLHRLLDALVAGADMVKGSRWVKGGSVINWPMSREILSRGGSFYTRLMLGIPVKDITGGLNAMRAELMRSIIDQIEAKGFGIQRDLTWHAYRGGFRVVEVPIDFKERERGNSKLGRDVFVEALKQTTVMGLNHRLGQLKSLLGKDKQLNR is encoded by the coding sequence GTGGCGGAATCCAGCGACACCTACCCCGGGCTGGGGAAGGTCCTCGTCATCATCCCGACCTACAACGAGGCCGAGAACATCGACCTGATCACGCGGCGCCTGCGTGCCGCGGTGCCGGCGGTTCACATCCTCGTGACCGACGACAACTCCCCTGATGGCACCGGCGATATCGCCGACGAGCTCGCTGCCGACGACGATCACATCCACGTGCTGCACCGGAAGGGCAAGGAAGGCCTGAGCGCGGCATACATCGCGAGCTTCCGCTGGGGCCTCGAGCGCGACTATGACGTGCTCGTCGAATTCGACGCCGACGGGTCCCACCAGCCGGAGCAGCTGCACCGCCTGCTCGACGCCCTCGTTGCGGGCGCCGACATGGTCAAGGGCTCGCGCTGGGTCAAGGGCGGTTCGGTCATCAACTGGCCGATGTCGCGGGAGATCCTGTCGCGCGGCGGCAGCTTCTATACGCGCCTCATGCTCGGCATCCCGGTCAAGGACATCACCGGTGGCCTCAACGCCATGCGCGCCGAGTTGATGCGGTCGATCATCGACCAGATCGAGGCCAAGGGCTTCGGCATCCAGCGCGACCTGACGTGGCATGCCTATCGCGGTGGCTTCCGCGTCGTCGAGGTCCCGATCGACTTCAAGGAACGCGAGCGCGGCAACTCCAAGCTCGGCCGCGACGTGTTCGTCGAGGCCCTCAAGCAGACCACGGTGATGGGCCTCAACCATCGCCTGGGCCAGCTCAAGTCGTTGCTCGGCAAGGACAAGCAGCTCAACCGATGA
- a CDS encoding FxsA family protein yields MTQGLPPGEGRRRRRRPWALPLLLVLLVLVPLTEIFVLLQVGNWIGLLPTIGLLIVIAIFGTWLSKREGGKAWKGLNQAINTGEFPSGKIADAAMILVGALMLVFPGFLTDIVALLFLLPFTRPLMKKLFAWAVAGQAKKFTDGMPGMMPPIGMPRMPGYPPTVDGTGTHTSDGRMRNPGESGEVIEGEVIDGDDPDRR; encoded by the coding sequence ATGACCCAGGGGCTGCCACCGGGAGAGGGCCGTCGGCGACGTCGGCGGCCCTGGGCGCTGCCGTTGTTGCTCGTCCTGCTGGTCCTGGTGCCGCTGACCGAGATCTTCGTGCTGCTCCAGGTCGGCAACTGGATCGGCCTGCTGCCGACCATCGGCCTGTTGATCGTGATTGCCATCTTCGGCACGTGGTTGTCGAAGCGCGAGGGTGGCAAGGCCTGGAAGGGCCTCAATCAGGCCATCAACACCGGCGAGTTCCCCAGTGGCAAGATCGCCGATGCCGCGATGATCCTCGTCGGTGCGCTGATGCTCGTCTTCCCGGGCTTCCTCACCGACATCGTCGCGTTACTCTTCCTCCTGCCGTTCACCCGGCCCCTGATGAAGAAGCTCTTCGCCTGGGCGGTCGCCGGTCAGGCCAAGAAGTTCACCGACGGGATGCCCGGCATGATGCCGCCGATCGGCATGCCACGGATGCCCGGTTATCCGCCGACGGTCGACGGGACGGGTACGCATACGTCCGACGGCCGCATGCGCAACCCGGGGGAGTCCGGTGAAGTGATCGAGGGCGAAGTCATCGACGGAGACGACCCCGATCGCCGCTAG
- a CDS encoding protein phosphatase 2C domain-containing protein: MTVAVCERCAAPLAPEAAFCEVCGGAVAATLPDELGDRLHFGQSPASWVAGVCDRGAARERNEDAMAMAAVEPAGSHAALVVCDGVTSAENSDVASLAAARAALAILAAPFSIGLGGTHSAQVAGRRTFERAVREAQQAVLRESERNVKAPGACTFVAAVVMGPLVWHSCIGDSRAYLIPDEGKPLLLTRDDSMAEMMIAAGMPRADAEDTPLAHTITRWLGADAPDLNPRATQIEVTSPGWLLVCSDGLWNYASAPQDLAQVVREAAEVFPKPLALAEALVQWANDQGGHDNITVALARVGD; this comes from the coding sequence GTGACCGTGGCGGTGTGCGAGCGGTGCGCAGCGCCGCTCGCACCGGAGGCGGCCTTCTGCGAAGTGTGTGGTGGCGCGGTGGCGGCGACGCTGCCCGACGAGCTGGGCGACCGCCTGCACTTCGGGCAGTCGCCAGCTTCGTGGGTGGCGGGTGTGTGTGACCGGGGCGCCGCGCGCGAGCGCAACGAGGACGCGATGGCCATGGCGGCGGTCGAGCCGGCCGGATCGCACGCGGCGCTGGTCGTCTGCGATGGGGTGACCTCGGCGGAGAACTCCGATGTGGCGTCGTTGGCCGCGGCCCGCGCGGCGCTCGCGATCTTGGCCGCGCCGTTCAGCATCGGTCTCGGGGGCACCCACAGTGCGCAGGTCGCGGGTCGTCGCACGTTCGAGCGGGCCGTGCGCGAGGCGCAGCAGGCGGTTCTGCGGGAGAGCGAACGCAATGTCAAGGCCCCCGGTGCGTGCACCTTCGTCGCGGCGGTGGTCATGGGGCCGCTCGTGTGGCACTCCTGCATCGGCGACTCGCGGGCGTACCTGATTCCCGATGAGGGAAAGCCGTTGCTGTTGACGCGGGACGACTCGATGGCCGAGATGATGATCGCGGCCGGTATGCCGCGGGCCGATGCCGAGGACACGCCGCTGGCCCACACGATCACCCGCTGGCTCGGCGCCGATGCGCCCGACCTCAACCCGCGGGCCACCCAGATCGAGGTCACCTCACCCGGGTGGCTGTTGGTGTGCTCGGACGGGCTCTGGAACTATGCCTCGGCTCCGCAGGACCTGGCGCAGGTCGTGCGCGAGGCCGCGGAGGTGTTCCCCAAGCCGCTTGCTCTCGCCGAGGCCCTCGTGCAGTGGGCCAACGATCAGGGCGGTCACGACAACATCACGGTCGCACTGGCGCGGGTGGGCGACTGA
- a CDS encoding tetratricopeptide repeat protein, translating into MSIPCPQPGCSGTVTDGYCDICGMPPDAPASAPSAADEATELAEMDLDSGRSVASAQLGSAAMGSARTGSSSTRRVRSDSQRVRSARLGAGLTTIPSVPPVDPHAVVKVDASVPEGKRNCSQCGAPVGRSVAGRPGREEGFCSKCGTAFSFGAKLKKGDLVAGQYLVAGALAHGGLGWIYLAQDRNVSDRWVVLKGLLNSGDPDALAAAIAEQRFLARVDHPSIVQIYNFVTHDEAGYIVMEYVGGQSLKQILKDRMEENGGVYAPLPVDQALAYIIEVLPAFQYLHDQGMVYCDFKPDNLIQVGDAVKLIDLGGVRHLDDDGSAIYGTVGYQAPEVPRQGTSVASDLYTIGRTLLVLCLEFRGYQTTYLHSLPEPADTPLFQQYDSLYWLISKCCAPNPDDRFGSADELRAQAMGVLREVVALKEPGAALTAAPSLYFANPAVSTDRMTWDELPALKPDPSDSQYAWLIGLPAGDPASRLAELDDAPGESAEVWLARGEEFLRAGDPQRAEQASQAMLQADPWEWRALWLSGLAALQRGDAAAAQSAFNTVYQQVPGELAPKLALAVACEAGGQLDVAENLYRTCAETDAAFVAPAAFGLARVRQARNDVDDATAALDLVPKSSRSYVEARRFRAELLTQTKDTDVGTLDRALQSIDGVQLGVTERETIVSRVLERALALVSGAGPQQGKIGPFDTREPTLRAALESSYRTLAREAQMPEDRIDLVNRANAVRSWTLR; encoded by the coding sequence ATGAGCATTCCCTGTCCCCAGCCCGGCTGCAGCGGCACCGTCACCGACGGCTACTGCGATATCTGCGGCATGCCGCCCGACGCGCCGGCCTCGGCCCCGTCCGCAGCGGATGAGGCCACTGAACTGGCCGAGATGGATCTTGATTCCGGTCGTAGCGTTGCGTCCGCCCAGCTCGGCTCTGCCGCGATGGGCTCCGCACGCACCGGTTCGAGTTCGACGCGTCGCGTGCGGTCCGATTCCCAACGCGTACGCTCGGCCCGCCTCGGTGCCGGCCTGACCACGATTCCGTCGGTGCCTCCCGTCGATCCGCACGCGGTCGTGAAAGTGGACGCCTCGGTGCCCGAGGGCAAGCGCAACTGCAGCCAGTGCGGCGCACCGGTCGGGCGTTCGGTGGCCGGACGGCCGGGCCGCGAGGAAGGCTTCTGTTCCAAGTGCGGCACGGCCTTCTCGTTCGGGGCCAAGCTGAAGAAGGGCGACCTGGTCGCGGGCCAATACCTGGTGGCGGGTGCGCTCGCGCATGGTGGCCTCGGCTGGATCTATCTGGCCCAGGACCGCAACGTCTCCGATCGCTGGGTCGTTCTCAAGGGCCTGCTCAACTCCGGGGACCCGGACGCCCTGGCGGCCGCCATCGCGGAACAGCGCTTCCTGGCTCGCGTCGACCACCCGTCGATCGTCCAGATCTACAACTTCGTCACCCACGACGAGGCCGGCTACATCGTCATGGAATATGTCGGCGGCCAGTCCCTCAAGCAGATCCTCAAGGACCGCATGGAGGAGAACGGTGGGGTCTATGCCCCGCTGCCGGTCGACCAGGCGCTGGCGTACATCATCGAGGTCCTGCCCGCGTTCCAATATCTCCACGACCAGGGCATGGTCTATTGCGACTTCAAGCCCGACAACCTGATCCAGGTCGGCGATGCGGTCAAGCTGATCGACCTCGGCGGTGTCCGCCACCTCGACGACGATGGCTCGGCCATCTATGGCACCGTCGGCTATCAGGCCCCCGAGGTGCCGCGCCAGGGGACGAGCGTCGCCTCGGATCTCTACACGATCGGGCGCACGCTGCTGGTCCTGTGCCTGGAGTTCCGCGGCTATCAGACGACCTATCTGCACAGCCTGCCCGAACCCGCGGACACGCCGCTGTTCCAGCAGTATGACTCGCTCTACTGGCTGATCTCCAAGTGCTGCGCGCCCAACCCGGACGACCGATTCGGTTCGGCCGACGAGTTGCGGGCCCAGGCGATGGGCGTACTCCGCGAAGTCGTCGCGCTCAAGGAGCCCGGCGCCGCGCTGACTGCTGCCCCGTCGCTCTATTTCGCGAATCCCGCCGTCTCGACCGATCGGATGACCTGGGACGAGCTTCCGGCGCTGAAGCCGGATCCGAGCGATTCGCAGTACGCCTGGCTGATCGGCCTCCCCGCCGGGGACCCGGCTTCCCGGCTCGCCGAGCTCGACGATGCACCGGGTGAGAGCGCGGAAGTGTGGCTGGCGCGCGGCGAGGAGTTCCTCCGGGCCGGCGATCCCCAACGGGCCGAGCAGGCCTCGCAGGCGATGCTGCAGGCCGACCCGTGGGAATGGCGGGCACTCTGGCTCAGCGGCCTGGCGGCCCTGCAACGGGGTGATGCGGCCGCGGCACAGAGCGCATTCAACACGGTCTATCAGCAGGTGCCCGGTGAGCTGGCGCCCAAACTGGCGCTTGCCGTGGCGTGCGAGGCCGGGGGCCAGCTCGACGTGGCCGAGAACCTCTATCGCACCTGCGCCGAGACCGATGCCGCGTTCGTGGCTCCGGCGGCGTTCGGCCTCGCGCGCGTACGCCAGGCCCGCAACGATGTCGATGACGCCACCGCCGCTCTGGATCTCGTGCCCAAGAGCAGCCGCAGCTATGTCGAAGCACGCCGTTTCCGGGCCGAGCTGCTCACGCAGACGAAGGACACCGACGTCGGTACGCTTGACCGGGCCCTGCAGAGTATCGACGGAGTCCAACTCGGGGTGACCGAGCGCGAAACCATCGTGTCGCGCGTGCTCGAGAGGGCTTTGGCGCTGGTGAGCGGAGCCGGGCCGCAGCAGGGCAAGATCGGGCCGTTCGACACCAGGGAGCCGACGCTCCGGGCCGCTCTCGAATCGTCCTATCGCACTCTTGCCAGGGAAGCCCAGATGCCCGAGGACCGCATCGATCTGGTCAACCGGGCCAACGCGGTGCGCAGCTGGACGCTGAGGTGA
- a CDS encoding glutamate ABC transporter substrate-binding protein, translating into MIRRVAAVLALTSVLAVSACATTPTAVPPRPESAAPSAPPPAGPPTCNNATQSYAPTGALPGPNALPAGSTMAAIKERGRLVVGVSADSYLLGSRNPSSGVIEGFDIDMADQVAKAIFGPDAKAQLRVITAADRLPLLQKHEVDLVVRNMTMTCDRWQQIGFSAEYYRSGQKLMVRRGSGITDLNSLAGHRVCAPNATSSLTQIQQLAPEAIAVPSDSHTGCLVLFREGRVDAVTGDDTVLAGLAAQDPYAVVLAGDPFTQEPYGIGVPADQPDMARFINALLEQMRADGRWQASYDRWLRPTLGDGRQPEPVYGRNA; encoded by the coding sequence ATGATCCGCCGCGTTGCCGCCGTCCTGGCCCTCACCTCCGTGCTGGCGGTGTCCGCCTGTGCGACCACCCCGACCGCCGTTCCGCCCCGGCCCGAGTCCGCCGCCCCGTCGGCCCCGCCGCCGGCAGGCCCGCCGACCTGCAACAACGCCACGCAGTCCTATGCGCCTACCGGCGCGCTGCCGGGCCCGAATGCCCTCCCCGCCGGCTCAACGATGGCGGCCATCAAGGAGCGGGGCCGGCTGGTCGTGGGCGTCTCTGCCGACAGTTATCTGCTCGGCTCCCGCAACCCCAGCTCCGGTGTCATCGAAGGCTTCGACATCGACATGGCCGACCAGGTCGCCAAGGCGATCTTCGGCCCGGACGCCAAGGCCCAGCTGCGCGTGATCACGGCCGCCGACCGACTCCCCCTGCTCCAGAAGCACGAGGTCGACCTCGTCGTGCGCAACATGACCATGACGTGCGATCGGTGGCAGCAGATCGGCTTCTCGGCTGAGTATTACCGGTCCGGCCAGAAGCTCATGGTGCGCAGGGGCTCGGGCATCACCGACCTCAACTCGCTCGCCGGCCACCGCGTCTGCGCCCCCAACGCGACCTCCAGCCTGACCCAGATCCAGCAGCTCGCACCGGAGGCCATCGCCGTGCCGTCCGACAGCCACACCGGCTGCCTCGTGCTCTTCCGGGAGGGTCGGGTGGACGCCGTGACCGGCGACGACACCGTGCTGGCCGGCCTCGCGGCCCAGGACCCCTACGCCGTCGTGCTGGCCGGAGACCCGTTCACGCAGGAGCCCTATGGCATCGGCGTACCCGCGGACCAGCCCGACATGGCCCGGTTCATCAATGCCCTCCTGGAGCAGATGCGCGCCGATGGCCGCTGGCAGGCGTCCTATGATCGCTGGCTGCGCCCCACACTCGGCGACGGACGGCAGCCCGAACCCGTCTACGGCCGCAACGCCTGA
- a CDS encoding RNA polymerase-binding protein RbpA, whose translation MADRSLRGSGLGAKSFEDESSIEFAPRQEIGFDCPVGHHFVRVFAVEADLPTSWECPRCGRVSKRSDGVAMVVKEEKPARTHWDMLRERRSIAELEDLLAERLDLLRSRKTA comes from the coding sequence ATGGCTGATCGTTCACTGCGTGGATCCGGGCTTGGGGCCAAGAGCTTCGAAGACGAGTCCAGCATCGAGTTTGCACCCCGTCAGGAGATCGGGTTCGACTGCCCCGTCGGTCACCACTTCGTCCGCGTGTTCGCGGTCGAGGCCGACTTGCCGACCAGTTGGGAATGCCCCCGCTGCGGTCGGGTCTCCAAGCGCTCGGACGGGGTTGCGATGGTGGTCAAGGAGGAGAAGCCCGCGCGCACGCATTGGGACATGCTGCGCGAGCGCCGCTCCATCGCCGAATTGGAGGACCTGCTGGCCGAGCGTCTCGACCTGCTGCGTTCTCGCAAGACTGCCTGA
- a CDS encoding glycerophosphodiester phosphodiesterase family protein — MLQARRPIAADYAYFDRPFIAMAHRGGALLESNLERENTLHAFSEAAALGYRYLETDVHATADGVLLAFHDDRLDRVTDRQGLLAELPWNEVKTARIGGLDAIPTLADLFDAFPEHRINIDIKAPGAIEPLARAINHHRAHDRVCVGSFGVDRIRAFRRLMGTQVPTSVAGPGVAWTRFVPVLPRLFNDAGVVFQMPIDWEIGGRRVRLLTRDLVDRAHGAGKLVHVWTIDDADTMHELIDLGVDGLISDRIDTLKEVCLERGLWT; from the coding sequence ATGCTGCAGGCCCGCCGCCCGATCGCCGCCGACTACGCCTATTTCGACCGCCCCTTCATTGCGATGGCCCACCGCGGAGGCGCGCTGCTGGAGAGCAACCTCGAGCGGGAGAACACGCTCCATGCGTTCTCCGAAGCCGCCGCGCTCGGCTACCGCTATCTGGAGACAGATGTCCACGCGACCGCTGACGGCGTACTCCTCGCCTTCCACGACGATCGCCTCGACCGCGTCACCGATCGGCAGGGCCTGCTGGCGGAACTGCCGTGGAACGAGGTGAAGACCGCTCGCATCGGCGGCCTCGATGCCATCCCGACCCTGGCCGACCTGTTCGACGCCTTTCCCGAGCACCGCATCAACATCGACATCAAGGCCCCGGGCGCGATCGAACCCCTCGCCCGCGCCATCAACCACCATCGCGCCCACGACCGGGTCTGCGTGGGGTCCTTCGGGGTGGACCGCATTCGGGCGTTCCGCCGCCTGATGGGTACGCAGGTCCCCACCTCCGTCGCCGGCCCGGGAGTCGCCTGGACCCGCTTCGTGCCGGTCCTCCCCCGGTTGTTCAACGATGCCGGCGTGGTCTTCCAGATGCCGATCGACTGGGAGATCGGCGGGCGTCGCGTACGCCTCCTCACGCGCGACCTGGTCGACCGAGCTCATGGCGCCGGGAAGCTCGTCCACGTCTGGACCATCGACGACGCCGACACCATGCACGAGCTCATCGACCTCGGGGTGGACGGGCTGATCAGCGACCGCATCGACACCCTCAAGGAGGTCTGCCTCGAGCGTGGGCTGTGGACCTGA
- a CDS encoding PGPGW domain-containing protein — protein MRAERQPGDEPHPPPATPGETAADLQEPRADEDDTGRHLHLPHPHLIEADEDRFAWRAKIRRDPRKLFFYRIGVGIAGLFLMIAAILLGPLPGPGGIPLFLLGLAVWASEFGWAQNVMLWFKRQFERYLSWNRPRRLLFWVVVILFFWTVGYLSMIVYGIPPWLPDNVTAWLDRVPGLGEGMLR, from the coding sequence ATGCGTGCAGAGCGGCAGCCCGGGGACGAACCGCATCCCCCTCCGGCCACCCCCGGGGAGACAGCCGCCGATCTGCAGGAGCCGCGGGCCGACGAGGACGACACCGGGCGCCACCTGCATCTGCCGCACCCCCACCTGATCGAGGCCGACGAGGATCGCTTCGCCTGGCGCGCAAAGATCCGGCGTGATCCCCGCAAGCTGTTCTTCTATCGCATCGGTGTCGGAATCGCCGGACTCTTCCTGATGATCGCGGCCATCCTGCTCGGGCCATTACCCGGGCCCGGAGGCATTCCACTCTTCCTTCTCGGGCTCGCGGTCTGGGCGAGCGAATTCGGCTGGGCCCAGAACGTCATGCTGTGGTTCAAGCGGCAGTTCGAGCGTTATCTGAGCTGGAATCGGCCCCGTCGACTCCTGTTCTGGGTCGTGGTGATCCTCTTCTTCTGGACGGTCGGCTATCTCTCGATGATCGTGTATGGCATTCCGCCCTGGTTGCCCGACAACGTCACCGCCTGGCTCGACCGGGTGCCCGGATTGGGCGAGGGAATGCTCCGCTGA